CATTGTATATTCTGGTGCACATGAATAATGCCCAGCTTGTTGCTCGGTCCCCCCTAACAGGGTGGGAGAAGGATATATATATTAATAGGGGTAAGACTGATGCATTCCTTGGTATCTCACATGCTGTTATTTTGTAATACTTAATGCAAATTCTCAGTCGAGCTCATTCCACGGTGAACACGTACCAAGACTCATTCTAGAATTCTGCCGTTTCCTTACAAGGGCCTAATGGAATGCTGCTGTAATTGGGGTCGGCGCCCTTTGCAACAGACTGCAGTCAGCAAAGTTCCCAACTCTGTCAAAAACACCTGGGACCCAACTGTCTGCATTCATCCAAAAAGAGAAAGCACAGTGTCACACCGTGTGACATTTTACACTACGGGGAGTGTGCTATGACTGCCTTCGGCCAGGATTATCCTGTAGCAGGGACGGCACTGAGCCACTGGTAAAAAATAGCAGCTCTGTTACAATGACAGTGGCTCtttgcacactgtgtgtttgtgagggtctTGATCTGACGGCTTTGCAGATGCTTGAAAACTCTGGTGGGTTTATTAATATTAGGAGTGTGCTGCTTTCTGTTGACTCCTGGCCTTTGCATTGGCCTTCTAAGATTGCAGAACAGCAGCTAAAGGCTGTGCGTACGTGACGCTGGGAACAAACAGAAATGGGAACGCGGACACTTATGTAAGAATAACCTCACAGTACTTTCCCACAAGGCATTTAAATGAAAATACTTGcgatttatttttctctcaagcTTTTTTCCATTGCATACCATGTTATGGCAAAGGTGGAAAATATGGTGACATTTTACTGAAATGGACACTACGTGACAAACATGTGGCACCTTCCATCTCATCAGGACACTATTTGCTCAAGGAAGTAACAACCAAATGTAGAAACGGCTACATGTATTAGCCATCACTGCTGACGTATTGCTTTTGAAAAGAGGTACTATGCACACTCATGCAAATAACTAGCAGTATATTCCAGAGCAATAGAATGACACAGATTGAACTGCACATGCTAATTGTCCCAACATCACCCCCAGTAGCAGCATTTTTGAACAAATCTTATATTCCAGATATACACGTCATTGCTATGTCTTTGTGATTTGGAATTGAGTTGTGTTAGGAGTTGACTAAATTAGATGTATGCCCAAGCATGACCTGGGCTCGATCTATCCCAGAATCCCTTGCTACATGACTAGGCTCCGGGGCTTACCTTGCTCATGGTTCTGTGGGCCTGTTTCATCTGTCCCTGAGTCATCTCCACTCCACCAATCAGCTGCAGCGTCTCGGCCACCTCAGTGCTCAGGTCCCCAAAGGTGTTCCTCTTCAGGGCCAGAGACTCGCGCTGCAGCGCAAcactcctctgcacacacagttAGACAGCCATGTTCAGAAATGTCACACTCATTTCCTTTTtccctgtttttatttttacattgtCGAGTATAAGTTTTGAGCCAGAAATAAGTGAAACTGGTTGGCACATTGTTTAAAACAACCATATCTGAATGCCTTCTCGAAATCTGTCAGAGGCAAAACACCAGACTTCAAATCTCAGAAACCTTTATTGTCAGAGATGTGATAGAGAGCTGAGGAAAATATATTTCTCAATCCAAACCCACATGAGGTCAAGGTGTTTCACCTCTTCGGTAGGATGTCTGGCTGCCATACCTGAGCTTACAGATTCGGGCCACGTAAGAGAAATGTATTCTTGGTGTTACACAATTACTCAATAACCCCACACTTAACAGCTACACAGTAACCCAGCATTGCTAACAGTTCTTTGTATTGCTCTATTGTGAAAGCCAGACATGCAGGCCAGACATACAACCATAGGGGAGTTTGGTCTAACTATTGTGTGGGAATGACTGGCATGTTTAGTGTATTTCAAACATCCTAAATCAATTCATCGCCTCGCGAAGGAGGCACTGACAACCATTAGAAAATACCAACACCTCTAGCCTCTCCACTGCTCTGAGTTTGAACCCTGGCAGTGTGACCACTCAGTGAGTCGGGGACTCCACCGGCTCTCCTTTAGGCTCTCCAAATGATCATACTTAATGTGTGATATCCCTATCTCTATATATCGCCTTTATCTATTCTAAGTCATTGGTATCTGTTTTACAGTATTTTGAGGGACAAGAGGTGGcaaatatgtgattggttttcCCGCCTgtgtatgaataaataataaataacggaaagaaaccaaaacagacaaacacacttcctgttGGCCAGTTTGGAGGAGGAAGCGGCTGTAGTCATCCAGCACTGCAAGCGTCGTTGCATCCTCTGGACCCACCACACTCCTGTACGCACTCAGACTCTCCTCAAAGTAATGTGCAGCTGAatctaagcacacacacacacacacacacacacacacagacacaccgacacacagacacacacacacagacagacattaacacacactacatataaatattgtatttaGTTAAGGGGCAATTCTCTTCTAAATATCAAATTGGCCTGAAAACATTCTACTTATATGTTCTTTATCTCACGTGTTTAGTTCTTATTGACTTATTTGTCTCATTTCTTATAGGGTAGGGGCCCTCTGTAATTTCTTACCTGTTAAGGATGCAGGAGGACTACACTGACTTCTGATTGTTGATGTTCCTGGTTGCTATAGCAGGACTTTTGTTCCTTGGCCCTCTATTATAAGATAATGTCATAATCATCCAAGTCCCTAAGATTTCCCCCTCCATTTTTATCACCACTAGTCAGCATGACAAAACACTCTAGTTACGGGTAGCTCAGAGATATCTTGATGGGTTGTGGTGGGACATCCCCACCCACTTGCCAGGTATCCACTTGACTAGTAAGAGTATACTTAAAAGTATCTGATGTCATTCCATttccactctatctctctctctctctatctctctctctatctctctctctctctatctctctctctatctctctctctctctctctctctcacacacacacacacacacacacacacacacacacacacacacacacacacacacacacacacacacacacacacacacaggccacaaaCAGTGTGTTCACTCATGGGCCCCACAGAGGCAGAGTGGTGTTAGAGAGAAAGGAGTCACCATTGTGGTTGGGCTCTGCTGCAATGGAGTAGGCTAGAGCCAGGCTGTGAGCGATGTgtgccccctccaccccccctgggCTCTGACTCAGGGAAATGGCATGAGcctgcatggagagagagagagagagaaggagggagggagggagggagagaacggggtagggagaaggagggagagagaaagagaaggaaagagacagagagagtgagagagagagccgggaggaggatggggaggaagTGAGGCAGTGTTTAGAAATATAGACAAGACAAATAgtgtgaaaaacagagagagtgagagagagaggggagagggtagGAGAGTGCCTTGTGAAGTCAGACAGATCACATATCCCACCCCTCAGCTCTGGGTGGGAGCACAGATCACCTAATaggtcacacactgcaggcagGGGCCGGggttcctctctctatctcataaTATATAAAGCAATGAAGAACCAAGAGCCTCTAACTTCAGGACACACTGTGATACACAGACTCTGCCCTATCCCGTCTGACTGTCACTAACCTCTCAGATACTAACTCCTGGCACTCCTTGCATTATGACCTGCGTACTGAGCCATGCTCTTGTGACAGTGAAGTCTAGGAAAGTTTGATTATTTGTAACCCTCTGAGGCTCTGTATAGAACTCTGTATGTATTGCTTCAagatttttcattttcattttcaacagcTGTAATCCTCTTTCAAGAAGCATACAAAAGGTTAAGAAAAAGATCTACGTCCAAACTGTTTGAACCTTTTAAATGTGCATAACTCTTGTTGACTGTCCTGAATGCAGTTGATTGTGTCTCTTGCCTGAAGGAGATGCTCAGTGGCTTTGTCCAGTCTTCCCTTGGCCTGCTCGATGGTGGCCATGTCCCTGTAGATGGAGCAGGTCCTGCCTGCTTTACCTGTCTCCTCCTGCAGCTCCAGGACCCTCTGACACCGAGCCAGAGCCTCCTCTGACCGGCCCTGACGCTGATACACcctggaacaaacacacacacacacacacacacacacacacacacacacacacacacacacacacacacacacacacacacataaagggaCTCATCTCCAatgcataaacaaaaacatctaaATGGAACATTACTTGTATGGTCATGACAGCATCTCCACTATAAGCACTACAAATGGAACCCTTAAGAGGCAAAGTGAaggtggcagtggcacagagaCAATCTACTCTTTCCTACAGCCtgcaagggagaggagaggccagaGGATTCAAGAGAAGCACAGTCTATTCTGCCTTGCTCTATATCCTTATTTCTTATTAAGCAGGTTCTGGGCTGGCAGAGTGAAATTGAAGCATGAGGCTTTGACCAGGGGAGCACTTAGATAGACAGGAGCTGCCAGAAGTGCCATGATACAGTCAGAGGTTTCGCTAACTACGTAACTCCTGCAGAACAGCAGGCTTTTGCTTTCTCAGTCAGGCCCTCTCCCTGGATACATTTGGAATAGCAGGTGTGAgcctcaggaaaaaaaaataaaaatgaccaGTGTTTAGTTTATTTATAGAACGTCTTTCAAGTATACCTTGTGGAACCCCGTAACAAATATACTAGTACCCTCTTTAACACCAACAAAGAGTATGTCACCTATATTAAAATACACATAGCTCTGGCTAGgagatgtgctgtgtttgtaataTAAGCCAGCAGCTTCCACCAGCTGCAGCCGCCAAACACGTGCAGAGGAGCCACAACACAAGGGCCCCCGAGCAGCGCTAAAGACAACTCCTCATGTCTTTATTAGACTCAAGACACATGCTTCCAGCCCTGTGGGGAGCCCACGCCTCAGCGGATAAGAGCCCGGCAAGGACAGCCTGCTGTCCGACACCTCATTTGGGAGATGCTGCTGAGTGTCAGCAGAAGGCTGGTGTACACAGAGCAACCAACCAGAACAGGTCACATGAGTAAATAAGGCAACATATGACAGCAATGTATCAGTTTAGAGTCGACCGTAAAAACCCCTGGGATTTGGTGAGGTGCACGAGGCAGTGATTTACAGACATGAGTTGTGATTGTGATTTAAAGAGCAGTTTGTTAATTTGGTGTTGCTTGGAAGACACATCCAGGCACTGACAAAGTATTTTATCACAtaaaaaggcacacacagactctttctttcatacacactcttgagcacaaacgcacagacgcacacacacacacaaacacacacacacacacacacacacacacacacacacacacacacacacacacacacacacacacacacacacaaacacaatgcaggCAGTAAAACAGAGAACAAAGGCGTTTCAGTCTGCTTCCATCTCCAGATCTCACCGGCGTGGGCCCAGTgcactaaacacacatacacacacacacacacacacactcacacagaggccATGAAATCACCATCCAGAGCGTATCCTGCCTACTGCCTCCATCAGACCGCACTGCCAACAGACTGAACCCCTCCCTGCAGCATTCATAAACACTAATGGACTCCAAATCCAATttctgcctgacacacacacacacatacacacacacacacacatacacacacacagagacatacacacacacacaccctgtacaCAGCTTGGGAACAGCAAGGCTTCAGTCATAACCAACCTGAATCCCAAGCTCTTATGGCGATCCACAGTTTGCCCTGGCTATAATAACTCATTACAGTCTTCCCAGAAAAATGCattctgcttttctttcttaCAGAGTCTCTTCCAACTCATCATCACATTCAAAGTTTCTGAGTTAAACCAACAGAAAATCTTAATCACATGAAAGCCTGGACATTATTGCCAGCAATCAGTGTAAAATGTCCCACGGGTAGGCACAGCTCTCTCAAGCAGATGTCTGCTGAGCAGGAGAGCTCCtgagatgtgcgtgtgtgtgtgtgtatgtgcgtgcgcaagtgcgtgtgcatgtgtgcatatgtatgtgttccctgtgtatttctctttttttatgtaAGCTGGAAAACCCCGAGGCAGAGGCAGAACCAGAGAGCTCCTCCACCCTTTTAATTTCAAATTCCCACAAACCACAGGGGCCCTCTCCTTTAGGGCAGCTAGCAGAGACCCCACAACACAGTACGCTCACGGtggatgttagcaaatgaacctGTACGCACAGCCTCTGCACAGTAATGGCAGCCGCCCTCCATCTGTCCTGTCCCACCCCCTTCTCTTAAGGAGGAGAAATGCAATCTGATGCACAAATCGAATTGAGTGTCCCAAGCCAGGAGAAATGATCTAATTACGGATTTTAAACATGAACTGCCGAGGAGCAGCCCACAAGACCCGCTGCTTAGTAATGGTTACCAGAGTGAGGCTGACGCACTGTACAGCGAGGCACACACAAGTCAACACACTCAGCCATGGAGCAGCGTAGCCAAGcaaaacagaggaaaacagagacGGAGCTACGGGAAAATAAACACACCAGCATTGCCCTTTAAACATGGAAAGTAACGTTTTTTTGTTGGTGGATGTGCGTATGGGATGACCTGACAGTCTTACTATTGTCTATTGTCTTTTCATGTTGGCAGTGTTTCTCGCCGTGTTGCTTAGGCCACTCCAGGTGGTACAATGACATCACTTTAGGAATGTGAGTATGACATAACCCCCTTTGGAGAGGAGCGCCAAAAACACAACAGCCTGACTGGGGAACATGTGAGCCTAGTGAGACAAAGCgagaaaatgaaagacaacAATGTGGGCTTATATTCTGtgcccccgcacacacacacacacacacacacacacacacactctcacacacacacactcgcgcacgcgcacacacacacacacacacacacacacgcacaggcacgcacacacactcacacaaacactcatacacacacaaatgcaacattTGATCTATTATCAAATCTATTATATTTGACATCCTTCTTTACAGAAACTGGAAGACCTAGAATATGAAGACAGCATGAAAGGATACTGATacttactgtatatacacaagCCTAAAGAACATCTTGATAGTCTTCAGGCTTGACAGATTTCAGgactattcacacacacgcacacacacacacacacacacacacacacacacacacacacacatacatgcacaacaacttcaacaggagacacacatgcacataaactgatattgtACAGTTCCTCTTTACATCAGTCATACAGATTCTGAATGCGGAATGTGTCCAACATCTTGGACTGTATCTCATGACATGCATGCATCCATatccacccccaacccccctcacagccccccacacacacaaacacacaatgaaatTAATGCTCCTTCTGACTGCCTATGTGTTGCATTCAGGGCATAGCTCCTCCACATGGAAGTCAGATGGAAGAGCTCCATCTGGACCTGAAAGTGCACTCTGCCGCTTCCTTTGTTGGCTGCTTTCGAGTGGACATTCTCTGTGGTCAAGCTCTGTGTTGATTGCAATAGCCACTGGCTCGCTCGCTTCAGCCGAAGCCAGCTTCATAGTCACCCCTCAACAAAAGAGATTTAGCAAGCTTTCGCCCGCGCCAACTCTGCACATTTTTTCAATTTCAGACGGTGAGTAAAcaaagtatgtttgtgtgcagggtAGGAAAAACAACTAAACTATGCTGCCTAAATGTAATGATACTAAACAATGTATTTGTCCTTTGAACACAAGTCATTTATCATTTTACTAAAAAGTATAAATGTGACATATAGagaatgtaaatataaaaatatagacAGGGTTCTCATATTCTAGTTCTACTTTATCAAACTGGCTTATTCCTTGCTGATAGTGTACCTACATCATCATATAGATGCTTCATGAGTCCCCTAAATGATTCCTGTCTTTTCCACAGTAACCTTTAGCCCAAAAAACAACTGACTATGGAACAGGACTGGCCCTGAATTGGCCCTAAATATTGCCCTGCCATGAAATATCCACTCCTAGTTGAGGCTTACAGTGAAACTGCGACACCTAAACAGTGTGGTCACTCTAAACACAgtgctgtttgttttgacagCCAGTCCCTGGGGGACTTGAAAGGGAGCTACTCTTACACACAGAGATCAATATTGCCCCAGCACGGCTTGTTAAGTAATGATAACCGGGGTCTGTCTGCCATCAAGGCATCAAAACCATCCTTTTGACCATTCAGTCACCATCATGTTTCTGTCACTTCAGATCAATAAAGTTGTTGAGGATATGTTGAAACAATTTACTGGGAGAGCAATTGACacaagcactgtgtgtgtgttcatgtaaaaTGTCTGGGTGACCATGGTCATGGGCAGCACTGTATTTTAGGATAAGATGAATGTGGAATATGCTGATGTTAATCTAGACAAAAGGCCTATGCTCCACTATGGAGTAAGAAGGTGAAGAAGAATCTAGACAAAAGCAAACCCCAATTATCTCGCTTCCTCCTCTCACTGTCATttaccaatttttttttttgatcttTGGTTAACGGTGTTCTGAAAATCTTACAGTGGCCAAAGATGCTATGGCCTTCATCTTAAGGTCAAGTCGGTGAAAGAGCTCATTAAAAATGTatcggagggaggggggtggggttgtgtgtgtatatgaaagtgttctgtgtgtgtgtgtgtgtgtgtgtgtgtgtgtgtgtgtgtgtgtgtgtgtatgtgtgtgtgtgtgtgtgtgtgtgtgtgtgtgagtgtgagtgtgtgtgctttcatgtaTGATTGTGTGAGGAAGGAAAGGGTTGCTGGAGCGTTTCTCCTTCACTGAGCATGAGCGAAGGAGGCGGGCAGAGACCCCTCCCACAGCCGCTCCTCTGCAGCTGCGCACATCTGCCCTCACCCCACCCAGCCCCCATTCTGCCCCTACAGCACTGCCCCCAagagcagtgagagggcagCCCGATTCCTCTCATCTCTACAGAATGACCTCAATGTatgcaccaccacacaccataaGGGCCTTTAACATGTAAGGATAATTAACAGGAGCCATTTGTTAATGTGGATGCTACTGTCCACCACAATgggacacaacaaacactccacaacacaacagcaagaaagtcactcttgaacattaaacaggcagagacaaaacaacactggactggactgagacTGCAGGGGAAGTTGGCATGCCTTGACTTTGCtgaccactctgtctctcattcaatGTATAGGAATGCTGCTGTAGGAGAGGACATCCTCTGCTTTACTGTTAAAGCCAGACTACAGGTGTTGCCAACTAAATACAATCTAGCATTATGGTACCCTaacactcatcatccacactgTATAATGCACTCTAATCCCAACCAATATTTAGAATCCATTGCTCATATTGTTAATGGCTGCAATAAGTACAAAGTGCTTTATACTGCACGCCATGACCGCATTGTCGACCTCATTTCTAATACTGTTAAGGGAGTATTCCCCCCCAATGtgtcaatgtacaaacactcccgtataatgccagattggtttaacagctctgatgatgtgttctgcaacatccctaacacccctgatgttgttttcttggacaaggttaaaagggaggtagtagtccttgaggtagcctgtgtttatgacctctatatggacatagccttccttgacaagttgaccaaataccagcccattgttgctaagatgagagacctaggctatacatgtaagatggtagtattgatatttggaagcctggggcatgtccataagctttcggtcagtgggctacgactggcaggacttagtaagagacaatcaaaacaactagcaaagttctgctctgtatcagctgttataggtagtcttgctgtttggcgtaggagatgtttcttgtacccatgagtcactaagctgtattcaacctctgagaaatgtttgaatcctttctgtacagaatatgattggtggattcaaataaataatttaaatgtgtgtgtgtgtgtgtgtgtgtgtgtgtgtgtgtgtgtgtgtgtgtgtgtgtgagtgtgtgtgctttcatgtaTGATTGTGTGAGGAAGGAAAGGGTTGCTGGAGCGTTTCTCCTTCACTGAGCATGAGCGAAGGAGGCGGGCAGAGACCCCTCCCACAGCCGCTCCTCTGCAGCTGCGCACATCTGCCCTCACCCCACCCAGCCCCCATTCTGCCCCTACAGCACTGCCCCCAagagcagtgagagggcagCCCGATTCCTCTCATCTCTACAGAATGACCTCAATGTatgcaccaccacacaccataaGGGCCTTTAACATGTAAGGATAATTAACAGGAGccattttgtgtctgtgctgatgtaCTTAACATAAAGAGAAATGAAAGGGGTCAACGAGTCCCTGATACACCACACCCACCTCCTTCCAGTCTGGATGTGCTCTGTGCAAAATCAATGTATTTCTGAGTCTAGGGCGCCCCCTTGAGGCTAAAAGGTGctctttctctgtttacaaTGGAAAAGTTTTGAGACTTGAGGGATCTTTGAGCAATTAGCTGCATACTGGACTGCTGCCAGCACCATGTGTCTCCATTTAGCATCAGAGTTGAATAAAGATGCGGCATAATGCTGAATAAAATGGCCAACGCTGTCTTAATCAGCGAGTATATATTGCAACATATCCTTGACCACGTGCCAACATATTTGGGGCTGAACCTGAACACGATACGGCTGTGATCAGAAGAAATAAATAGAGCAAAGCATGTGATACACGGTGAGGCATCAAGTAACCAGTGCAAGAAGGTCCCTCGCTCGTTTGATTTAAAAGTAGGAGTCAATGTTAGAAGAATGTCAACCTTCGTGACTCAGCATCGTGACTCAGCAAAAttaaatctcacacacacacagacacacacacacatgcgtgtgatTGTAATTGTGGATTTGTTCTTGATAAACCTTAGGCATGTCTGTATTGAGGTACCTTGATAAGTTTGTGGAAATTTCAAACTCAGTTTCAGTGCGTTCCTCTGGACTGACCCCTCCCAGCTCCCGTAGGTCTCCCAAGATTCCCTCTGCCTTCATGAAAAAGGACTCGGCTTCTACAGGGGTATATACAGTCAAGGGCTTTTCCTGTTTTGATCTCACGAAACACCTTCAATTCTTCCTAGAGGCTActgttcatttaaagtggccAGAAATCTATTTCTTCGAATATTGAGAATGAGTATAAACTTTCAGTAAGGTAAAAACACAGTCTTTGTGTATTCTTTCAGCTCACTTTGATTATTGCATACAAGAACATTCATATAAAATCATTATACTTTGGGGAAATACAACAATGTCTAGACTTCTAGACTAATCTGTCAAATTAGCCATTACACTACTACTGCAGCTTCTAGTCTCCAGTGTTCTGCTCCAAAGACTCCAAAGGATATTTTCCCAGGAGCAGGGCTGCTCCTCCC
Above is a genomic segment from Clupea harengus chromosome 3, Ch_v2.0.2, whole genome shotgun sequence containing:
- the ttc23 gene encoding tetratricopeptide repeat protein 23, giving the protein MNERLLNSIAGRWSGRIKSIGSSSGSSGESLRGEGGLCLSQRSGKMVSSEMTTEQKLAQCTRRVQDLADSEQFDACIQETVRLVALSRLVYGDGHFTIAQAYARLAKAYLKFKGWAPQAHEHASRAHSLLPLSFPPSTPQEELVARLSCILSIYQTQGGAALLLGNPVEAESFFMKAEGILGDLRELGGVSPEERTETEFEISTNLSRVYQRQGRSEEALARCQRVLELQEETGKAGRTCSIYRDMATIEQAKGRLDKATEHLLQAHAISLSQSPGGVEGAHIAHSLALAYSIAAEPNHNDSAAHYFEESLSAYRSVVGPEDATTLAVLDDYSRFLLQTGQQERSVALQRESLALKRNTFGDLSTEVAETLQLIGGVEMTQGQMKQAHRTMSKCLEVQIALYGPRHKMTRATQRTVDMLTQAPAVSAMHKREGNLQTRPPFCAVVPSPTAKGINPNMSDF